The Natrinema salaciae genome contains a region encoding:
- a CDS encoding class I adenylate-forming enzyme family protein → MDLDAVDRSAREGNVATLFDQTAVHHGDAQAMEHHGRRWTHEDVRDWTAEFAGGLHDIGLEPGDRMLLFLPNCPQYLIAAIGAFKAGVVISPVNPQYKRREVAYQLEDTDAGAIVTHPALREVVDEGTEDAGMDPEVITIQSEDWPRDPDDHAFEELRGEPTLVERADDDVALLPYTSGTTGDPKGVQLTHSNTRAQLLWPLTASNVDVEPEAVRSLTWLPLYHITGFTHTALQPLVGGGRLYFRSALEWDARECMQLIEDEEITHFVGVTTMYADMVEADDFGEYDLSSLESASEGGAKLSTAVQERFEETAGVDISEGYGLTETHGATHTQSGSTFGLQHGTIGQPLRMTDCKIVDDSGEEVGPGEEGELLVRGPQVMNGYHGMPDATDAAFTEHGYFRTGDVARRDGNNYYEIVDRKKHVIVTAGYNVYPSELENLLVEHEAVADAAVVGIPDERRNEVPKAFVVPVDGAEPGSDVTAEELEAFCLEEVAEYKHPREIEFIEELPRTTSGKVQKYKLEDE, encoded by the coding sequence ATGGACCTCGACGCCGTCGATCGTTCCGCACGAGAGGGAAACGTCGCGACCCTGTTCGACCAGACTGCGGTCCACCACGGGGACGCACAGGCGATGGAACACCACGGGCGGCGCTGGACACACGAAGATGTCCGTGACTGGACCGCCGAATTCGCCGGCGGCCTGCACGACATCGGCCTCGAGCCCGGCGACCGCATGCTCCTCTTTCTGCCGAACTGCCCGCAGTATCTGATCGCCGCGATCGGCGCGTTCAAAGCCGGCGTGGTGATCTCGCCGGTCAATCCCCAGTACAAGCGCCGCGAGGTGGCCTACCAGCTCGAGGACACGGACGCTGGCGCGATCGTCACCCACCCGGCGTTGCGGGAGGTCGTCGACGAGGGAACCGAGGACGCCGGTATGGATCCCGAGGTGATCACGATCCAGAGCGAGGACTGGCCCCGAGATCCGGACGATCACGCGTTCGAGGAACTCCGGGGCGAGCCGACGCTGGTCGAGCGGGCCGACGACGACGTCGCCCTGTTGCCCTACACCTCGGGAACGACCGGCGATCCGAAGGGGGTCCAGCTCACCCACAGCAACACGCGGGCGCAACTTCTGTGGCCGCTGACCGCCTCCAACGTCGACGTCGAGCCGGAAGCGGTCCGGAGCCTCACGTGGCTCCCGCTGTACCACATCACCGGCTTCACTCACACCGCCTTGCAGCCGCTGGTCGGCGGCGGCCGACTCTACTTCCGCAGCGCGCTCGAGTGGGACGCTCGGGAGTGCATGCAACTGATCGAGGACGAGGAGATCACCCACTTCGTCGGCGTGACGACGATGTACGCGGACATGGTCGAGGCCGACGATTTCGGCGAGTACGACCTGAGCAGCCTCGAGTCGGCCTCGGAGGGCGGGGCGAAGCTCTCGACGGCGGTCCAAGAGCGGTTCGAGGAGACCGCCGGTGTGGACATCTCGGAGGGGTACGGCCTCACCGAGACCCACGGCGCGACCCACACCCAGAGCGGCTCGACGTTCGGCCTGCAACACGGTACGATCGGCCAGCCGCTCCGGATGACCGACTGCAAGATCGTCGACGACTCGGGCGAGGAAGTCGGTCCCGGCGAGGAGGGTGAACTCCTCGTCCGCGGGCCGCAGGTGATGAACGGCTACCACGGCATGCCCGACGCCACGGACGCCGCCTTCACCGAACACGGCTACTTCCGGACCGGCGACGTCGCCCGCCGCGACGGGAACAACTACTACGAGATCGTCGACCGGAAGAAACACGTCATCGTAACCGCCGGCTACAACGTCTACCCGAGCGAACTCGAGAACCTCCTCGTAGAGCACGAGGCCGTCGCGGACGCGGCCGTCGTCGGTATCCCGGACGAACGCCGCAACGAGGTGCCGAAGGCGTTCGTCGTTCCGGTCGACGGCGCCGAACCCGGCAGCGACGTGACGGCCGAGGAACTCGAGGCGTTCTGTCTCGAGGAGGTCGCCGAGTACAAACACCCTCGCGAGATCGAATTCATCGAGGAACTCCCGCGGACGACGAGCGGGAAGGTCCAGAAGTACAAACTCGAGGACGAGTAG